The bacterium genome has a window encoding:
- a CDS encoding aminopeptidase P N-terminal domain-containing protein — translation MHAAFRDRFFEAMGDGVAFLAAPPEVLRNSDTEYRYRPDSTFWQLTGLSEPEAVAVLLREGKERRFILFLRPRNPLMEMWNGRRLGPEGARRQLGATAAWSIEQFPARIEELLKGHERLFLPLDGGALQTQVLGVLNRLVRKRRQPGPLPAELRDVRRLAGELRLRKTPDELALMEQAAAVTGEAFREVFRHTRPGVAEYQLRAVFPLVYGLHGGDWAFETIVATGANACVLHYVSCRDTVREGDLVLFDAGAEMGHFAADVTRTIPASGRFSKHQEALYHIVLAAHQAAVETVAPGATLDEVHGAAARVITQGLLDQGLLKGRLETLMARQAYKRWFPHGTSHWLGLDVHDTGDYALDVAPRRLEEGMVVTVEPGLYLPADDRKVPEKWRGTGIRIEDDVLVTTSGRRLLTEDIPRTPREIEAAMQTRSRYLKALPQPKTPAAPVAAAPAARRRQGSVGK, via the coding sequence ATGCACGCCGCATTCCGCGACCGCTTCTTCGAGGCCATGGGCGACGGCGTCGCCTTCCTGGCCGCACCGCCCGAGGTGCTGCGCAACAGCGACACGGAGTATCGCTACCGCCCCGACAGCACCTTCTGGCAGCTGACCGGCCTGAGCGAGCCGGAGGCGGTGGCCGTGCTGCTGCGCGAGGGGAAGGAGCGCCGCTTCATCCTCTTCCTGCGGCCGCGCAATCCGCTGATGGAGATGTGGAACGGCCGGCGGCTGGGCCCGGAGGGAGCGCGCCGGCAGTTGGGCGCGACGGCGGCCTGGTCCATCGAGCAGTTCCCCGCCCGCATCGAGGAGCTGCTGAAGGGCCACGAGCGGCTCTTCCTGCCCCTGGACGGCGGCGCCCTGCAGACCCAGGTGCTGGGTGTGCTCAACCGGCTGGTGCGCAAGCGCCGCCAGCCGGGGCCCTTGCCCGCCGAGCTGCGCGACGTCCGCCGCCTGGCCGGCGAGCTGCGCCTGCGCAAGACGCCGGACGAGCTGGCGCTGATGGAGCAGGCCGCCGCCGTCACGGGCGAGGCCTTCCGCGAGGTCTTCCGCCACACCCGGCCCGGGGTGGCCGAGTACCAGCTGCGCGCTGTTTTCCCCCTGGTCTACGGCCTGCATGGCGGGGACTGGGCCTTCGAGACGATCGTGGCCACCGGCGCCAACGCCTGCGTCCTCCACTATGTGAGCTGCCGCGACACGGTGCGCGAGGGGGACCTCGTCCTCTTCGACGCCGGCGCCGAGATGGGCCACTTCGCCGCCGACGTGACCCGCACGATTCCCGCCTCCGGGCGTTTCAGCAAGCACCAGGAGGCGCTCTACCACATCGTGCTGGCCGCCCATCAGGCCGCCGTGGAGACAGTGGCGCCGGGCGCCACCCTGGACGAGGTGCACGGCGCGGCCGCCCGCGTCATCACCCAGGGCCTGCTTGACCAGGGGCTGCTCAAGGGGAGGTTGGAGACGCTCATGGCGCGGCAGGCCTACAAGCGCTGGTTCCCGCACGGCACCTCCCACTGGCTGGGGCTGGACGTCCACGACACGGGCGACTACGCCCTGGACGTGGCGCCGCGTCGCCTGGAGGAGGGCATGGTCGTCACGGTGGAGCCGGGCCTCTACCTGCCCGCCGACGACAGGAAAGTGCCGGAGAAGTGGCGGGGCACGGGCATCCGCATCGAGGACGACGTGCTGGTCACCACCTCCGGGCGCCGCTTGTTGACCGAGGACATCCCTCGCACACCGCGCGAGATCGAGGCCGCCATGCAGACGCGGTCGCGCTACCTGAAGGCCCTGCCCCAGCCGAAAACCCCGGCCGCACCTGTGGCCGCGGCCCCGGCCGCGCGCCGGCGCCAGGGGTCTGTCGGCAAGTAG